The DNA window AGCTTCTCGCCCCACCTTAAAAAATTTAAAATCGAGTGGATGTGTATAACCTTATTTTAGATTGAAACAAAGTGGGCCCTGCCCATGAAGGTCATTTCATGCCTTCAGGGCATGCTGGGCTTCTTGGCTCAATCAAAAGTTTTTTTAAATATGGAATTGAATTTAACCCTTGAAAATGATTCTGAATTGAGTGTCAACCGATTTCGGCGCAAAGAATAAAAAAATCCGCCATATCAAAGGTTATGGCGGAAGGAGGTGGGCCCTGCCCATGAAGGTCATTTCATGCCTTCAGGGCACGCTGGGCTTCTTGGCTCAATCAAAAGTTTTTTTAAATATGGAATTGAATTTAACCCTTGAAAATGATTCTGAATTGAGTGTCAACCGATTTCGGCGCAAAGAATAAAAAAATCCGCCATATCAAAGGTTATGGCGGAAGGAGGTGGGCCCTGCTGGGCTCGAACCAGCGACCACCTGATTATGAGTCAGGTGCTCTAACCAACTGAGCTAAGGGCCCCGAAACAGGCAAATTTGCCTTATTTCTAATTGGACTGCAATATTAGCTAAATCACATTTATTAACAATGCCATGTACCATAAAAAATACTTTTGCCCGGGATTAACTAAAATTAAAGTAATCGACATTTTCTTTTTTGTTAAAATCTGAAAACAGACTTTTTAATTGCATTTTGGCATCCTTACTTTCGATGGCAACTATATATTTTGAATTTGTTCTGTCTTTCAAAAGTTCATCAATCTCCTTTTTTATATCCAATTTCGATTTCTCCTTGTTTTGGCTAATTATTTCAAACTGAACTTTATGCTCTAATAAAATTTGGCCCAATATTTTGGCTTTTAGACCACTTGCAAACACTATTAGGTTTTCGTTTCGAATCTCATTTTTTAAAAAATGATGGACTTTCAAATTAAAAAAAGCTTTTTGCTGGTAATGCTTATTGTTTCGGCTTGTTCTTGCTTTATGTTCTCTCCAGAGATGAATAGTCTCTGGGCTTGAGATAACTTTTAATGCGGATTTATGCATGCGGAACACAAGATCGTAATCTTCAGGAAACAATTCTGACCGAAAGGCTCCGCAATTTTCAAAATCATTGCGATATATCATCCAGGCCGGAGAAGCAATCACACACTCCTTATATATATTTTCCCATTGAATGCCTTTTAGATTGATATCGTTGAGCCATGATTGATATTTTTTGTATCCATCGGAAATGTCATCTTCCGAAAAATATTTTACCATTCCTGTACTTACATATCCTTTTCCTTTTTTGTGCAAAAGATTTTTTAATACTTCCAACTTTCTTTTTGGCATAATGTCATCAGAATCCATTCGATGGATAAATTCTCCTTGCGAATTTGAGTAAGCTGTATTTAAGGCGTCAATGATTCCCTTTCCCGTATTTTCTAGAAGTTTTATTCGCCCGTCCCTATAAGAGTAATCCTGAACTATTGCCATCGATTTATCTTCGGAATGATCGTTTATGGCAATTAATTCCCACTGATCTTCAGATTGGTCAATTATGCTGTCAAGGCAGTCTTTAAAATAAAGTTCTGAATTTTTGAAAGGGAGAAGAATACTGATTAAGCCTTTCTTCATTGCTTACCAGTTACCAGCATAATTTAAATCGGGGTGGTAATTATTCTCTATATATTGATATTTATACCTTATGATCTGTCGAGTATGTAAGTAATCATGAGCGAGCCAGTTATTTAATACATACCAGGCACTCATATCTCCAAGTTTAGGGTGTTTATAGGTATTTGTCCATTTCGGATTTTTAATGGCTCTTAGCCAATCGATTGATTGTTTTCTTTCGGATAAAAATTCCTTTGCTTTTAATTTAAAATCCTGTTTATCATAATTTCTTTCTTTAACCCAGTTTTGAGGATCTATCGGAGTAAATGGATTGTTTGGATTCTCAAGTATGCTTTCTAATCTCGCACGAAAATCTTCTCTTTCTTCATCGCATAAATGACAGACTATTTCAACCAGGTTCCATTTTTCCGGAGATGGTCGCCAATGCACCAAATCACCGGAAATAGAAGCGAAAAGGCTTTTAAATAATCCTTGATTTTTATCCAATTGCTCAATGATATGTAATGCGTCCATTTAGAATTTTTATTTAAACTAAAATTACTTATTAATATAACATCAGAAAGTAGTTAGAACATTCCTTTTCAGCTGGACACACTTAAAATTTAATCCGGGTTCAACATTTATATTTTTAAAATCTTTAAACTAAAAGATTGATATTCGCAATTAAAAAATGCAACAATGCCTAATTAGAAAGCATTTTTAATAATTATGAATATATCAAAAAACATAAGGCTTATCTTATTTGACTTAGGTGGTGTAATTATCGATATAGATTGGAAGAAATCAGTAAAGGCTTTTGCAGAATTAACCGGCAGAAGTTTTGAGGAACTAAACCATTTGATGAGAAAGGAAGAGCTTGTACAACGTATTGAAACCGGAAAGATGGACTCCGAAGGGTTTAGGAATTGGTTTTGTCGAGTTTTTAATAATGATTTCGAAAATGCTGAAATTGACAATGCCTGGAATGCTATGTTACTTGATATTCCTTTGAAGAGAATTGAATTGATCAAAACACTAAAAGAAAATTATAGCGTTATGTGTCTTTCAAATACAAATGAAATCCACATCAATGAATTAAATTCAAAATTATCATTGATCTCCGAATTTGATAGTTTAGAAAATTTGATGGATAAAACCTATTACAGCCATCTTCTTAAAACAAGAAAACCTGAACCGAGAGCCTGGGAAATAATCCTCAACGAAAATCAATTAACAGCGGAATCTGTTCTATATTTTGACGATAATGAAAGAAACCACCAGGTGGCAAAAGAATTGGGTTTTAATTCAGTTTTAATTGACTCTGACAATACAATTGAACAGTATTTTAATGGAAGAATTTAGTCCAAAGACCATTGCAATTCATGTAGGTCTTTTTATAATATCATTTATTACAGCTACTATCGCAGGAATGGAATGGGTCAACGGTTCATTGCTACTTTTAAGTGATTCAGAGAGGGAAATAAACTGGTGGTCAAAAGAGAATATCTATCAGGGACTTAGGTATTCAGTAGTATTTTTGGGTGTTTTATCATTCCATGAATTCGGTCATTATTTTACCGCACGCTATCATAACATCCGAACGACTCTTCCATATTATATACCTCTTTGGTTGGGTTTTGGCCTTTCTTTTGGTTCCATGGGCGCGTTGATACGAATTAAGCAAACTATTTTATCTCGAAAAAAGTATTTTGATGTGGGAATCGCAGGACCACTGGCAGGTTTTGTTGTGGCACTTGTAGTGCTGGTTTACGGATTTACCCATTTACCGGAGCTTGAATACTTATTTAAATACAATCCTGAATATGCCAAGTACGGAAGGGATTATGCACAATATGTATACAAAGACATGGACTTTGGTGTTTTCAGGGTTGGTAAAAATCTAATGTTTATAATTCTTGAAAATTTGCTGGTAGATGATCCAAGCAAAATTCCAAACGGTTATGAAATGATTCATTACCCAATCATATTTGCCGGTTATTTAACATTGTTTTTTACTGCATTGAATCTTTTGCCCATTGGCCAATTGGATGGCGGGCATATCACTTTCGGATTATTTGGCACAAAAAACAGTCGAATTATTTCTGCAATCTTGTTTATCATTTTTGTCTTTTATGCAGGATTGGGTTGGACAACACCATTTTTACCAACACAGGAATTATTAATAACTATCCCATTACAGCTCGGACTATATTATTTCATCTTTGCCAAAGTGTCCCCAAAACGAATGGATGTTATACTTCTTGCCGTCGGGACTTTTTCAATCCAGTTTTTATTGAGTTTTTTGATTCCGGGTATTGAAGGTTATCAGGGCTGGTTGTTCTTTGCTTTTATATTGGGAAGATTTTTGGGTGTCTACCACCCCGGAGCATTGGATCAGAGGCCTTTGTCACCAGCGAGAAAATTATTAGGATGGATTTGCCTGATCATCTTTATTCTTTGCTTTACTCCCAAACCATTTGTGTTTGAAATACCTGTTTACTAAGAAGGATTAATCTTTACCACTTTATAAAAATTGTCAAGCCCACCGGTAAGATTGTAAACATTTACAATTCCTTGTGATCTCAAGAATTTTTGTGCCTGAACACTTCTTTTGCCTGAATTACAATGAACGATGATTTTTTTATTTTTCCATTGTTTAAATTCATTCAGACGCTTAGGGATAGAGTAGAGGGGAATATTATAAGGGGCGATATGATTTTCTTCGTACTCCCAATCTTCGCGTACATCGATAATGACAATTTCAGAATCTTTAAGATTAATTTTCTTGTTGAGTTCTTCCGGATTGATATCCATTTTACTTGAATATTTGTAATCGTTTGTTTTTCAACATTCCATCATTCACAAACTTAACAATATAGCTTCCATTTGGCAATTTTGAAAGATCGATTTTATCACCACTATTTAATCTGTTTCCATTAACAGCAATCCTGCCATTCAAATCATATATAAAATATTCATCACATTCTCCAACAATACTTATAAAACCCTGAGCCGGATTGGGAGCAATAGAAACTTCGTACTGATTTTCCACCGTTTCTTCATCTTGTTTTTTCTCTAACTGGCTGCCTTTAGCAATAGGAGCATTGACCGTATCAAATATTGGCCGAATCATTAATGCCCCCGGAAATTCAAAATCCGCTTCATTAACCCAGCCATCATCGGGATCTACTTTGGTGTAAATTTTCTCATTGAATCTATTGTTCATATCATAGCCAACATTTAAGAAAGTTTTGTCAAATTGAACCCAGCCAATATATATAGTATCACTAACGATAACAGCGCTATCAAAATTGACTCTGAAAAACGAGTACTTTCCCTGTCCGTAGCCGCCTACTATATCTTGTCCATAGATAATCGGGTCAACATCTTTTTGTAAATCCGACCATATTCTTATTCCGATTTGTGTACTGGTAATGCTACTTTCACCGGGAATAAACATTATATCCAGGCCTGTCATAGTATCTTGAGCGTAAAGGCCATATTCTATTGCGACTTTACCAAAGGGGGTTCGAATACCCGCACCTAATTCGGGAGTGGCATCATCATAGGCGTAGTATTCTGCCAAATGTCCTACAAACTCTGTTGAATCATTCACTCTTCTGTCTATGCCTTCATAAATAGTATCGCTGTGATCAATAAGAATATAGGATTTTTTGAAAATATATTTTTGACTTTTATCAATAGGGAATGCATCAATCTCAGCCTTATCTGTGAAGCTTATTCCGGTTTTGATTTCACCCTGATTTATTAAACCACCGATAATTGTATCGTCTTGAATTAGGGCATTTGTATTTTCTTCAGTAATGAATCCTTGTACAGCAAAAACACTTTGAGCATTCAACAATGTTCGAACATAAAATTCACTGCTATCCATAAAATAATCAGATAACGAATCCGTATTTATTTGTTCAACAGGAATGGAAGTATAGTCTTTAAACACCCTTTGTTCATCGGTTTGAATGGTTCGATCTTGTGGAAATCTAGGCCCATTGACTCCATTTCTATTTAAAACAACATAATCAATAATCCAATTGTCATAATTACCTGAAAGTGTACCTCTGTTGCGAATTCTGAATTGAAATGAATTGTAAAAATATGCAACATCTTCCAGGTTAATTTGAGCAAAGAGTAATGTATCATTTGGCAAGGAATCCGAAGCTTCTACACCCCAAACCACTTTCCATTTGAAAGTACTGTCTGTGTCTGCAATTTTAAATTCAACGATTAAGGAATCACCCTGTCTCTGGTCCGGAGCTTCTCCCAATCCGGTCTGCTGCCAAAAAAAACTTAAAGAAATATCTTCATTGGGACCCCAAGGGGAAAGGTCTATGGGCGCTGAGTTTAATACATCAGCTGTACCTTTTGGAAAGTTGGATCTGAAATCATACGGGTTTCCAAATTCATTCAAACCATCAAAACTCAATACGCCCTTACTTGGCGGAAATATTCCCAAACCAATGCTTACAAAAGCCCCACTTCCGGGTTCCCAACGTAATGTATCGGGATTGCCGGTATATTGTGAAAAATCATCAAAAAAAGGAATAGCCAGTGTATCCGCGCTTTGATTGATTCTTTTGGCATTCTGAACTTCACTTAATCTTTGTTGATGAAGGCCTGAAATTTCTAATTGGGCAAAGAGAAGTGTTGAGCAAAAAAGGAATATGAGGCTTATATGGTATTTCATTCTATCTCCGGATCCATCAACAAGCTATCTCCTTCAAACGTTTCATTATCTACGTTATTACCCGAAACCCACAAATTTATCTCATCACCTAATCGCACAATTTGTCTGTTTTCATGACTTGGCCTACTTCTAATGACATAGCCCAAATCTACAGTGTCTGTTTCAACGTACTCAATTATTCCAAGTTTCAAACCGGAACCCAGAATGGTATATTCTGCTTCTTCAAGACTTAAACCGGCCAATTTTGGTACAATAAAACGATCGGTTCCTTTTCCATCTCCAACAATTATATCAATTGTGCTTCCTTTGTATATGGAATCTCCGGCTTCTACTTTAACACCATTTAGTTGTGCTTCCAAAACTGCATTGGCGGCCAAATCGGGCCGATATCTGATCTTACCCAAATTTAATCCATTGTTTTTCAATATTTTTTCCACCATTTCGGCGGAAACGTCAATAACATCTGGAAACTTAATTTTTGGGGCGTATTTTGGGGTGACTGTTATATATATTTTACGATTTTCTTTAACATTCACCATAGGCGCGGGATTTTGAGAAATAATTGTTCCTGGTTCAATATCTACTATAAAAGTGGAATCAAATATTTCCAATCTCAAATTGCGCTTCTCCAGAAACTCTTCTGCATCCGAATATTGCATTCCCTGAAGATCGGGGACAGTAATACTTTCACCGTGCTTTGTAGTTACAGGCAGGTATATGTAAAAAAAACCAACTAAAAATACAGCACATATCAACAGGACAATTCCCAAGTGAATTAAAATACGTATCAAAGGATTATTACTTGTCATGCTATTAAGATAAATTTTTATTCCTGTTCTTACCGTATTTTAAAATTTCACTTATAAACGCAAGCGGAGTGTATTTACTTATTGCACTTTGATGGAAAATACAAGTGGCAGGGGTCATTCCGGGCAATGAATTAATTTCAATGATATATACTTTGACTTTATCTGGTTTGTAAATTTTCACAAAAGCATCTATTCTGGCATAGCCCTGGATGTCAAGAGTTTCAGCCACTTGCTTTAAAACTTCTTTTACTTTATCTGAAATACTTTTATTTAATTTAGGATTTCTATCGAAACGCGCAGGAGTAATGTTTTGTCCTTCCCCTGCCAGAAATTTTTCTTCCAGACTTAAAACATCCCCGGTGGCCAATGCTTCTGATGGTTCAAACATCTCGATGATGGTATTGCCATTTTGATCATGATGAGTAAGAAGTCCTCCTGTAATTTCGAGAAAATGGTCAGCATCTCCCATTGTAATCAGCGTTTCAATCACAAATCCCTGTTTTGCAGGAAATTCTTCTTTTACACTTATCCCCAAAACCTCACATGCCTTATGATCCAGGATATCAGAATCCCTAAAGATCAATAAGGAATAAGCATTCAGCATTGATCGGTTCTTTATTTTAGTAACTGCCGAGCTACAACCGTCATCTGCAGGCTTGGCAATAAATGGGTATTCAAATTCTTTTTCAACGGATAATATGAAATCCTCCTGATTTTTTTGCCAATCATTTTTTAATACAAATCGATGTTCCGCAACGTAAAAACCTTTATCCTTTAAAATTTCATTGGTTTGAAATTTATTAATAGTTATTTCTGAACTATCAGGTTGTGAACCATTATAAGGGACATTTCTTTTTGCAAGTTCTCTTTGAACTGTGCCGTCTTCACCCGGGCGTCCGTGCAAGGCTATGAAAACGGAATTAAATTTTAAAGCCAATTCATCGTAATTAATTTTTATTGGCTCGCTAATTAAGTTACCGGTGTATTTATCCGTAATGGCTTTGCATTCTTTTTTTATTTCATCAAGTATGGGGTGAATCTTGAAATTCAATATTTTATCCCTGATATCATCAGCATTATCCTTGAGCATAATGTTAATCGGGATTTCATAAAGTTCGTGATTGTCCAAATTACCTGTCAGGAATAGAGGAGAAGGCAAATGCTCCTTTGACGATGATAGCTTTTCGTAAATATTCCTTCCACTTTCCACAGAAATATGTCGTTCAGATGAAAAACCACCCATTATAACTGCAACCTTTTCCTTTTTTTGTTCTTCGCGATTGAATTTGGCAATTTTATCATCCAGGTTTTGCAAAAGATTATAATAGTGGATGGGAAGTTTTCCTGTTTTTAATCTGGATCTAAGGGAAGTTCGTATAATAAATGTAAGGAATTGAGATGGGTTAAGTCCTATTTCTGCCGCCTGATGAAAAAAGAATGAGGAAGGAAGCATTCCCGAAGTAGTATTGGGGTCATTCAGATAAATACCTTTCTCGGAGATGAAGCCATCCAATCGTGCATAGACATCACAATTTAAGTTGGTGTACAACTTTTCACAGGCTTTCCTAATAGCTTGAATTTGATTGACAGGAAGATCAATTGGGGTAATCTTCCGACTTATTCCCGGTAGATATTTTGCCCGATAATCATATATATCGCTCGGTTTTAAAATCTGAGTAGGAGGTAAGGCAATTGCCCTACTGTTTTCATCTTCAATTACAATGCAACTGAACTCCTCTCCGTCGATAAAGGATTCAACAAGAATGCTATCTTCAGAAATTAGACTTTCAAGAAGAAGTTCAGTTTCAGGACTCGAATTCAGATATTCAAATAACTCTTCCGGGTGAATAATTATTTTATCAACTATTTTTAATGGAAATCCTATTCCCGTTCGGATGTCAGCTATCGCATTGATAGTTCTTACTTTTTCCTCTTCGCTAAGGCTTTTATATTTCCCGAGAATAAATTTTTCTCTGAATAAGGCTTTTTCAACTGCAATTTCAAATTGAGAAAATTCTGCATTTTTTAATATTGAAACTCCAATGCTAGATCCCTGATGTGGTGCCTTTACCACAATGTCCTTTCCTATTTCCCGGGTAATTTTTTTAAATAGTTCTTTTCGTTTTGTCTTATCCCAATTCGCTTTATCAATTATGGCATGTCTTGGATGTAATTCCTGAGAATCCTGAAAAATTCGTTTCTGAACAATTTTATTGATGCCAATGGATGAGGGCAGAAGCCCTGAACCCGAATATGGTATTTGATACCATTCAAGCAATCCCTGGATCGCACCGGTCCTCCCCTGAGGCCCATGCAATGCTAGAAAAGCAAATTCGAATAATGATTTAAAATCCTCAGGTTGTATTTTCTTTCCAACTGATCCTATGACTTCTTCAATTGAGGATTCATTAAAATCAAGAGACTCTATATAAATCTGAAAAGGATGCTTGCTTTTATAATCAAATTGTGATGGCGGGTAAAAATCCCGAATGGTGCCTTTATAAATGTGTTGCCAATCAAGCAATATAAAATTACCAAGGCTGTCCACAAATATCGGAACGACCTCAAATAAATTCTTATCGAGATTATCGAATACCGTTCTCCCGCCAGCAAAAGATACTTCTCTCTCACGGGATTGTCCTCCGAAGAAAATTCCAATTTTCATTGCGGCAAAGATAGTAAAGCCAAGATACTGTAAATAAAAAAACCGGCACAATGACCGGTTTTTATTAATGCCTTATTTTTTAAAGAGCTTGAGTCTTTTTTGCCCCCCATTTGAATGGACATTGACAAAGTAGACGCCAGACTCCTCATTGGTCAAGTCCAGAATTATATCACGTTCAAAACTGACTAAATTCCTCCTAAGAATAGCTTTACCTCGGACATCGTAAACTACAACTTCAGTAATAATATTTTGATCTGATATAAGATGAAAAACACCCTCCGTAGGGTTAGGAAAAATACTGATACTTTCGGCTGTTAATTCCCTCAATGACACAGGGCTAGTAGTGGTGTCTTCGCAATATTTACTTGTATCTACTTCATAAACATCATCGTAGATTCCAGGTGCACATGGAAAAGTACTGTCATAACTCAAAACATATAGCCCCTTCTTTTGATCGGAAGCAATAATATTTCCCGATGGCAAATATGGATATACTCCCCAACATCCGTCAAATCCACCGCTGGTAGTCGTGTCGGTATCAAAATAGGCAACTTGAGTTGGACTCGCCGGAACAGAAATATCATAAACCTGGACACCAAGGTGATAATACGAAACAAAAGCAATGCAATTTTTCACAAATGGATTATGAGGAATGAGATTGCTTGGCGGGTTGGCCGGGAAAGTGCTTACGGTTTGAATATTGCTGAGATCACTGATATCAATAATTTTCAAAGGACTGCCTCCGGTTTCGTCGGCCATTACCATGTGCATGCCGTCCGTACTCATCCATGATGAATGATTATATCCTTTTCCCGGATAATTTTCTATAGAACCTATAAATACTGGGTTTTCAGCATCTGCAAAATCAAAGACCTGCAAACCATCGCCTGCTGCTGATAAATAAACTGTATCGCCTCTTACAAAAGCATCGTGAGAACTCAAAGGAGAAGGCACATTGACGCCGTTTCTAATTCCTCCAATTAAATAGGGATTTTCAGGGTCTTCAATACACAGAATGTCCAATGGAAAAGAAGAACCACCTCTATTATTGCTTACTAAATACAAGCGATCATCATTTACGAAAATATTGTGCACATTTGAGGAAAATGCTGTGGAATTGTAAACCTCAACTATTGAATCGGGAAGATATTGAAGATCCCAAATTTGAAGAGAGCCCCCTCCAAAACCATCGGAAACTCCAAAGGCATAATGTTTATAGGTTTTGTAATCTCTCCAAATGGTAGAGTTACCGCCTGGAAAATAATCAATTTCCACCGGATTGGCTGGATCTGTAATATCTGCGAAATAAGTTCCTGCAGCATGGCCCAAAATTCCATATTCGCGACCATCAGGTGCTGCGTATCCCCAACAATCATTAAACTGACTGTTTCCGGGTGTTAAATTTGATGGAAAGAACACGGATAACTCCGTCATGTTCATACCCTGTTGAGCAAAACTACTCACTGAGAATCCTACTAGAAATATTAAGCTTATTAATCTTGTCATGTTAATTTTATTGAATTAATTCTGCGTGTCATTTAATTATTGTATTGAAATTTTGACGAAAATAGAAAAACCGGAGCAATTCCGGTTTATCCTTTTTATTCCTTAAATATTTTCATCCTTTTTTCACCTTCGTTAAAAAATAAGTGAACAAAATAAATACCACTTTCCTCAGAACTGAGATCCAGTTGTATGTCTCTTCTGTAGATATTTGATTTTACCCTTGCAATTTCCAGTCCACGAATATCGTATACAACAATTTCATTAATGACATTTTGATCGCTTATTACATGAAAAATACCTTTGGACGGGTTAGGATAAATTTCAATATTATTTGCGCTGAAATTATTTAGGGCAACTGTAGTCACGGTATCCTCACAATATTTAGATGTATCCACTTCAACAACTTTGTCGAAATCTCCGCTACAGTTAGGGTAAGTACCATCATAGGTTAAAACAAACAATCCGTTTTTTCTGTCAGCCGCAATTATATTTCCAGATGGTAGATAAGGATATACGCCCCAGCAACCGCGATAATTGGGACTGTAATTTCCATTGCCTATAGTTGTATCTGTGTCAAAATAGCCAACCCTCGTGGGAGATGAAGGATTGGACACATCGTAAATCTGTACACCTTCATGATAGTATGAAATAATGGCAAGGCAATCTTTGATAAATGGATTATGTGCAATTGCACCGGGGTTTGGAGCAAAAGTACTTATGGCCTGCATATTGGTTAAATCAGTAATATCGACCATTTTTATAGGACTTGTCAGAGTTTCATCTGCCATAATGAGATGCGTTCCGTCTGAACTCATCCATGATGCATGATTAATTCCCGCAACAGGGTAATTCTGAATTGAACCGATTAAATCAGGATTTTCCGGATCGGTCATGTCAAATACATGTAGGCCATCATTACCTGTATTATTGAAATAAACAGAAAGATAAACAGTATCGTCATGAACAAATGCATCATGAGAAGTCGAATAATTTCCACTTACATTTATTCCATTTCGAATCCCTCCAATAAGGTATGGGTTCTCCGGGTCCTCAATACATAAAACATCCAAAGGATAATACGAACCACCTCTTGTGTTGCTTATAAGATATAAGCGATCATTGTTCACGTGAATATTATGACAATTTGAACTAAAAGTATTGTCATCATAGACTTTCACCACAGAATCGGGCAGGTATTGCAGGTCAAAAATTTGCAAAGTATTACCCGATGTCACATCGGCCACACCGAATGCATAATGCTTATAGGTTTTAAAATCCCTCCATATTCCGGTGCCTCCACCTGGAAAATAATCAATTTCCATTGGACTTGCCGCATTAGTAACATCAATAAAATAAGTACCGGAAACGCTACCGAAAATGGCATATTCTCTACCATCTGGTGCCACATAGCCCCAAATATCATTGAATTGTTCAGGATTGCCGGGTGTGACATTACTCGGATAAAAATTAGAGACCTCCGTCATATTCATACTCTGCTGGGCAATTGAAGTAAGTACGATTAGCGAAAGGATTATTGTAAGTATATTTTTGATCATAGTTTTAATTATATAATTATTCTAAATAAGGAGAAAAAGGGTAATTTGTATAAGTATTTTATTTAACGGGTAAATTAAGGGCTTTGACGTACTTAATTTCAGGTACAGCCTTTATAACAGATTCTTCTATTCCCGCTTTGAGAGTCATATTGGACATTGTACAGGAACTGCAATTTCCCTCAAATTCGATTACAAGCACGTTGTGTTTGATTTCTACTACTTTAACATCTCCACCGTCTTTGTTTAAATAGGGTCGTACCGTATCAAGTGCCTTTTCAATTCTTTCAAGCATATCCACCATTCTTCATCACATTTTCATTTCTACTATTTTTGTTTTTTCGTGATTTGCATTTCGTATGGCCACCTGTCGAGCCAAGTTACTGGATATTTCTAAAAATGAATCTTTAGTTGCACCATCTACTTGCTCCATCACAGGTTTTCCACTATCACCACTTTCACGAATGCTTTGCACAAGTGGAATTTGACCCAGGAAAGGAACATTATTTTTTTCAGATAAATTCACTCCTCCGTTTTTACCAAATATAAAATACTTATTTTCAGGCAATTCCTCAGGAGTAAAATAAGCCATATTCTCAACGATCCCTAGTACAGGCACATTAATTTGTTCCTGCTGAAACATAGCGAGACCTTTTTGTGCATCAGCTAAGGCAACCTTTTGCGGGGTAGTCACTATAAGAGCGCCTGTAACAGGTATACTTTGCACTAATGTGAGATGAATATCACTTGTTCCAGGAGGCAGGTCAATTATTAAATAATCCAAAGGACCCCAGTCGCAATCACTAAAAAATTGTTTTAAGGCTGAGCTCGCCATAGGTCCTCTCCAGACGATGGCAGAATCAGCAGGTGTAAGAAAACCAATTGAAATGAGTTTAACCCCGTATCTGGAAATAGGGATAATTTTATTTTTTCCATCTTCTTCAACAATGCCCGGTTTTTGATCTTCACATCCAAACATGGTGGGTTGAGAGGGCCCGAAGATATCAGCATCGATCAATCCTACTTTTGCACCTTGCTGAGCAAGCGCAACTGCCAGATTTGCACTTACCGTAGACTTGCCAACCCCCCCCTTACCACTGGCAACAG is part of the Hyphobacterium sp. CCMP332 genome and encodes:
- a CDS encoding NifU family protein, with product MVDMLERIEKALDTVRPYLNKDGGDVKVVEIKHNVLVIEFEGNCSSCTMSNMTLKAGIEESVIKAVPEIKYVKALNLPVK
- a CDS encoding Mrp/NBP35 family ATP-binding protein, translated to MNVSKEKILKALSRVIDPDLKKDLVSLNMIQDVNFSTNEISFTVMLTTPACPLKEMIRKSCVEELQKDFGSEIELNITMSSNVTSTRLNDAPLLPNVKNIIAVASGKGGVGKSTVSANLAVALAQQGAKVGLIDADIFGPSQPTMFGCEDQKPGIVEEDGKNKIIPISRYGVKLISIGFLTPADSAIVWRGPMASSALKQFFSDCDWGPLDYLIIDLPPGTSDIHLTLVQSIPVTGALIVTTPQKVALADAQKGLAMFQQEQINVPVLGIVENMAYFTPEELPENKYFIFGKNGGVNLSEKNNVPFLGQIPLVQSIRESGDSGKPVMEQVDGATKDSFLEISSNLARQVAIRNANHEKTKIVEMKM
- a CDS encoding choice-of-anchor B family protein, coding for MIKNILTIILSLIVLTSIAQQSMNMTEVSNFYPSNVTPGNPEQFNDIWGYVAPDGREYAIFGSVSGTYFIDVTNAASPMEIDYFPGGGTGIWRDFKTYKHYAFGVADVTSGNTLQIFDLQYLPDSVVKVYDDNTFSSNCHNIHVNNDRLYLISNTRGGSYYPLDVLCIEDPENPYLIGGIRNGINVSGNYSTSHDAFVHDDTVYLSVYFNNTGNDGLHVFDMTDPENPDLIGSIQNYPVAGINHASWMSSDGTHLIMADETLTSPIKMVDITDLTNMQAISTFAPNPGAIAHNPFIKDCLAIISYYHEGVQIYDVSNPSSPTRVGYFDTDTTIGNGNYSPNYRGCWGVYPYLPSGNIIAADRKNGLFVLTYDGTYPNCSGDFDKVVEVDTSKYCEDTVTTVALNNFSANNIEIYPNPSKGIFHVISDQNVINEIVVYDIRGLEIARVKSNIYRRDIQLDLSSEESGIYFVHLFFNEGEKRMKIFKE